The genomic DNA gaaaaaacctctcAGTGGTGCTTTTCCACATCACTTCTAGTCTGTTTGTTCCCATGGGTGCCAGGaattctttcagttttgcttaaTCAGAGTAGACAAGAACCAGGCagattttaattcctttttctcacAGTTCACCATAACTCCAAGACTCCATAAAACTCTGTGATTGGAAATTTCCAAAGTGCTATTTTTGCAGTCCTTTGTCCCTGGTTGAAACATCTCATTTTAAACCGTGCAGAAGCCCAGTTTCAGAAGGATTTGCCCCAGTATCCAGTCTTTCCAAGAGTGGCCTAGCTCAGCCTTCCAGAGTTGGTTTTAGTAAATCCTGGACTTGGATTTTTGCCCTGCTGCACACACTTTATATTTCATGCAACAAGAGATCTGAATTTTGCTTTGCAGACACCTCTTCCTCTACCCAAATGCTTCtccattaatatttatttttgatttttcagcaCCTGCTTCAGTTTCTAACTACAAAGCAGCTTCAGGCACCAAACCCAAAGTAGCACTGGATCCCCACATCCGGCTCAAGGATGGAAAACTCGAACTGGTAACTGCCGGGGTCCCTCTCCCCAAAGCAAGGTCTCCTCCTTGTGCACTATGCAGGAAATAGTCCATTCTCCAGCTGAGTTTGCTGGAGGCCGAGTCCAGCCTCTGAAAGTAAAGAGGGTGAAACATCCTGACTGTGTCCAAAGGGGCATTTAAATATCCCTTGGCTCAGCCTGGCTGTTCCTCAGTGCTCCATGAAGCTCCAGAAGTCTTCTCCTGGCAGCTGCACCTCCCCTGGCCATCATGCCATTGGCTAAGGTTGTGCCCTCCAAACTTTTtggtgctgctgtcactgctaGGGTGACCTCAGGCAGCCTGGCGCGGGCGAGGGAAGGCTGAGATAGGAGATACCGCACCAAAGAGCCATCCAGAACCGCTGATTCTTCCATCATTTTATGGAAAACGCATTCTATGGGCATGGAGCATTCGCTCACCAAGACCCTGGTGAGGGGCAGGGTGCCCTGGGGGGGCCATGTCCCAGTCTGGCACCTTGGGTGGTTGTGGCGTTTGAGGGGGGGATGTGGGGACAGAGCCCTTTGTGCGGGGCCGGGGACATCCCGATGTGACGAACATCTGCTGCCACCCGACGGCAGCGCAGGGCGCCCgggagctgctctcctgagccTGCGTAATCCTCCCAAAGCGGCATCCAGGATGGAATGTGCACAGCGACCTCTGCTCCTTACGGGGACAAAGCAGCTCCTCTCGGCTGGCAGGAGCGGAACGCTTGGCTCcccttttaaaagctgtgttaGGCGCGGGCGGCTGCAGCGGTGACAGGGTGGGGGTGACACCGAGCGGCACAACCTGAGGTGGCTTTGGGGTGGCCAACCACGCCAACATCCTGAAGTCTGggagcctgcagcactgccttgcACGGGGTggtgggcagaggagcaggaggtgggactTGAACGGACAGCAGATGGATCCCAGGGACTTGCTGGTGCTGGAGCGGTGAGCGAGGATCCCTCCGCAGCGCCTTCCCAGGGAATTGACGGGAGGtgctgtgagcaggagctgtgcgTGCAGCCCGGCACGGGGCAACGTTTCACTCGGGCTCTTCCCCAGAGTCCGCTGAGCTCGACTTTGtcttttgaaagctttcaggtgctgctgccagcagggaagtGAGGCTTGCACAGGTTTATCTgctcctgtgtgctgtgctgccctggggtTGAACTGATAAGTATCAGTAGAAGTTAGGGCAGCAGCAATAATGAGAGAGTAAAACATGCAGTGGAGGAGCAAAATGTTTGAATgtctcctctctccatgggaaACACTCTGTCAACAGCTTTTATCTTTCTGGTCCCAAACAATTTCTGGGCAGTaagagaaaggagaggctgagctCTTGCCAGCTGAGTCTTGCTAAAACTCCTCTGGCTTTTGATAAAAGTCCTGAAAGCTCATCAGAGCTGCAAATCTGACTGCAGATAAAATGTTCTTGGAGGGATGTGAACCTGTGTTCAGGAGCAGACATTTCTGTACATGTGCAGGAAAGGACAGACTGGAAATCCAGTCCAAGCCTGCTCCTTTGGGAGATGCTGCCTGCAGAAACCGCAGTGTCTTCCCAGCGCTTACCCCAAAGAGGTGcttttccagtattttcctttttaaaggcTCCTTGTTTCTGCTCAAGGTTCTGCAGTATCTTGGTCTGGATGTGACCGAGGAGAAGAAGAGGCAGCTCCGGCAAAGCCTGACCACGGACTCGCAGGGGACGGTGGCCTACGGAGGTGAGCAGGAGCTCTGTCCATGGGGGATCTGTCATTTCTGTGAGGCTTCACTGGCAgctaaaaagggaaagaagtgGCAGGTGAGACACCTGCCTGGCTAGTGATGGAGCCTATAAAGAGGGAAAGTCACAAGCACAAAAGAAGGCATTCTGTAGAATcgtggaatcctggaatggtttgcattggaagggacctcaaaattcatctcattccactgaacaccttccactaccctgggctgctccaagccctgtccaacctggccttggacacttccagggatgggacagccacagcttcactgtgaaacctgtgccagggccttgctgccctcacagggaagaattacttcctaacatctaatctaaacctactctctgtcagtttaaagccattcccatTGTCCTATCACAGGTAAAATCAGACTTAAAGAAAGTTGGTGCAAGGGCTTACTTCCCTTAAAATCCCAGCTTTCCTAGCAGGAACTGGCCAGAggagacacagaaaataaacatcagttctgctttctgtggcCTTCCAGAGCATGTCCAGCCCACAGGGTCTGCTCCCCAGAAGGCTTTcagcaaaaatcccaaaccatcAGCAATGTCCCCACCAGAGAGAACAGTCACAAGGTATCTGGATCAATGTTTTGTGCAGAGTGAGGGATGGGAACCACGGCCCTCTCTTACGAGTGACTGGTGCTGAATTTTGTGGTGACAGAAATAAGGATGATTGGAGGTATTTAGCAAATGTGCTGGCAGCAAagatgctgctcctgctgcagcccagagacTGAGCACCATCCAGAGGGACTGGGACAGGCTTCAAGGTGGGAGcatgtgaacctcatgaagttcaacaaggccaagtgcatGTCCTGCtcctgggtcagggcaatctCAAGCACAAATCCAAGCTgggtggagaagggaaggagaacagCCCTGGgggaaggatttggggtgttGGAGGATGAGAGCTGGTCATGTCTCGGCTGTGAGCACCCAGAAAccccctctgtgctgggctgagccccagcgtgggcagcaggggagggggggattctgcccctctgccccctcaggtgagaccccacctgcagaacTGCCTCCAGCTTGGGAcccccttccagtgcctaaaggggctccaagagagctggactgggacttgggacaagggcctggagggacaagacaaggaggaatggcttcccactgccagagggcagggatggatgggatattgggaaggaattgttccctgtgagggtgggcaggccctggcacagggtgcccagagcagctgtggctgcccctggatccccggcagtgtccaaggccaggttggacggggcttggagcagcctgggctagtggaaggtgtccctgcccatggcaggggacgGAATGAGATCATCTTCATGGTCTCTTTATGCCCAAATCATTCCAcgtttctgtgattctgcgaCTGGAAGCTCTGGGACCCTGGTGCCTCCTCCCTGATGGCTCCCACCTGTCCCACACAGccccttctgctgtgctttccttcatgtctgaaagcaaaatgaatgtGGATTTCAGACTTGTCAGTTTAACACCTTTTTTAAGTGCTGAACTCACTGAGttgtctttttgtttaaatcagCAACATGAGAAATGGCAGCAGGTGCCTTTTGTCAGGGAGATGTGGGTTTagcttaaaattttaaaactttcagaagCACGGTCGTGAAAACTCCCCTGTGAAAATATCTGGGGTTTTCTGGGTTTTAAAAGTGTAGGTTTTTTCAGCTGGATAAGAAACAAGAGTCTGATAAAGACTGCCAACAACTCATTTAAGCTTGATGGGATTGCTGAGGAAGCCAGGATTATTAGAGAAAGCTGTCTGGCATCTCTAAACCCTACTTGGCACCAGTGGATGGCCCCAAAATCAGTGGAATTTTCTCCTAACACAcagcaattttctcttttagccTGGTAAAAACTGATTGTTTCTCACAGATGTTCTCCAAGCACTCAGGGATCTAttgcaggaggagctggacgAGGCTGGTCTGGATTCCAGCTCCGTACTCTTCACTCAGCACGAAGTGGCCAATTTGCTGGATACATCGGCTTTTCACTCCCTGGTCAGTCACCCCAAAGCTCTTCTACATTGAATCCATGGATCTTCTACATGAAATCCATGGAATTCTGAGATGGGAAAAGCTAAATTACCGTTTTCTGGTTGTTCTAAAGACAAGGCAGAATTATTCATTAATCATTTTGTTTATAGGAAGTTCTATAAAAGACCTccaacttctcttttttaataaggaaatgACAGTATCGACGGGATAATATGAGGAAGCAGCCTGGCagttttgcagaaggaaaaatagccATAATTAATCAATTCTAAGTAATTTCATCTGGTTCATGAAGTGAAAATTCACCATGGCTCAGCTATTTCGGCAATGATGGGGATCAGAGAGTGAAATTCTGTGGGGCAAAAAGAACCATCCTGGAGCTGAATTATTTAATGTACCTTTTGATCTGTTGCATAAAAATGCTGACTCCTTTTTGAGGTGATTTTGATTCAATGTGTGATGAGTCCATCCCTCTCCTTGCAGACCTTTGACTCTGTCAACTGCAATGGCAACGAggacctggagcagctgcagctggagatgacAGATCTGCGGCACGAAGTCCGAAGGCTGAAGGTGGAGCCTCCCCTCGGAGCAGATTTCTTGGCTGGGGCCTTCTGCTGTAGCTCTCCACAGGGGGAATGGAGTGGCCTGTCCCTCTGGAGAAGTCACCAGTTTGCATTCTGTGCATTCCTCATCACACAGGAGCCTCTCACCCTCCACTCTCCTTAATTGCTTCTTTCTCACTCTCAGCCTCAAAGGAAAACTTATTTGTACTCAAAGCATGCAGTCCCTTCTCAGCAGGGAGTTAATATATTTAAAGCAGGTCTCATTAAGAATTCCAGTCCGTGATTAACAGAAGCAGCACCTGTCCTCTCACCCTCACCTGGCTGTCAGCACTTCGGCTGTGTCCAGGCAGAATTCTGCAGGTCACAGCCCTAAAAGCTCTCCCTGTGGGGGGCAAAGTGCACAGAActtctgtaaaataataatCTGGTGGCTAGGGGCATTCTAGAGAATGTCCTGACATTTGTTGCTTCTAATCTGCTGAAAATGTTTCCCACAGTCTCTCCTGAAAGAAGTGGAGAACAGCAAGAAGTCAATGGAGGATGAGCTTCAGAGGCTGAACCAAGTTAGTGAAGGGATTTCAGGGGTGcttggggtgggtttgggggttggCAGCCGAGGGGGACATGGTGTGTTCATCAGAAGTTCTGGGTGCTTGCAGAAAGCGCTGGGGTTCCTGTCGGAGAACCGGACACTGCACAGCAAACTGCAGATGGCCGAGGTGGTGCAGAGACAGGCTCACAGCGCCGAGCAGGACTACGAGGAAGTGATCCACCTGCTGGAGGCTGAAATTGCAGAACTGAAGATGCAgctggtggggaaaaaagcaaaacatgtCTCTGAAATAGAGGTAATGCAACCCCTCAGTCTGGGGAAAACCCACAACCCTTCAGACTTTTCTGTGGGTTCATAGAGccatggaatgatttgggcCAGAAGGGACCAgaaagcccatctcattccaaccccctgccatggcagggacaccttccacaatcccaggttgttccaagcctcatccaacctggccttggacactgccagggatccaggggcagccacaaccAAGGTTACCCTCCTTCTGTTTacacaggagaaaatgaaatagCTCATAGATCACTTGCTGAGTGGGACCACCAGGCCAGCACAGTCTCTGGGTCCGTGTTATAATCTGCATGACTTCCACCATCCCTTCCCAAAGGACACTGCTCTTGCTTGTAGCAAACGTCACAAACTGTTGTTTCCAAAAGCCAAAGCTGGAGCATCACCACcacctttctcctcctcctgtgtcCCTGCCTCAGGAGGACATCCTGGAGCTGAAGAGGCAGCTGTCCCTGGCTGATGGCCAGCTACGAAAATCCGAAGTCTCACGGAAGCGCCTGGAGATCAGCAACAGGAAACTGCTCCTGTTTGTGCAGGTGAGGTGTGGAACTGCCCCgctgctgcagcatcaccaCGGCCTCTTTCCCTCAGGTTTTGCAAGTCCAATCAACTTCCTGCTCCATAagcaaaagggtttttttccctgtctcacCCTAAAAAGTCACTCTCTTGGTTAGGAGGAAGCAGGGAATGAACTCACATCTCCTCATATCCCTGGGAGCGATGCAAACTCCGTGGTGCAGGTTTTGCtggtggctctgctctccctggctccctttgctgaggctgctccaggagctgtgctgtcaAAATCATCTGTGCTCACCTTCCCTTGGTATAGCTGAGGGTTGCTTCTCTATAAATAGGAGCCTAGAGAGTGGGTTTGCTCTCCCAGTGCTTTTTCCTGCCTAGATTTCCTGCAAAATCTCACAGTTTATTCTTTCAGTTGTCTGGTTTTCCACTTCATTCCCTATATTTGGAATACCAGTATGTGTAACTAGTAAACTGGCCAGCATGGGAAGCATTAGTATTGAGTGTATCTGCTATGGCTACTGGTGGCCTGTCCCAAGAACTCTTGAAATCAAGCAGAAACAGAGGAGCAAAAGGAAATGTAGATGCTGTGTTCTCTGCTCCAGACAAAGAAGAATTAAATGCCTCCAGAGCTTCAGCAGTATGTGCTGGAGCCTGTGCAGTTTGGGGTCAGACTTTGGAAATGGATCTCACTTGACCCCAGGGTCAAACATCACAGGATTTTGAGCACTGGAgcaaaatatcttccttttttctctacCCCTCAGTAGTGTTGGAGAAGTCATGAACCGTGCATGGTAATGAGAGCTTACACATGCAGGTCCAACCCAGGAGCCAGGGGTTGCTGGCAGCAATGATCACTGAAATGCAGTCTGCAAAATTATTCCTTGGAAGAGAATTTTTGTGTTGCATTTCATATATTTTAGCAGTGgtattaaaatgcagaattcagTGTCTGTAGATTCACAAATGCTGCCTGAGCTGCAAAAGGCCTTGAGATATTCGCTTCAAGGGCAATGAATAAGCAGAAGCTGATTACTGTCATATTAAATCTGATCATCAGGAAAAACCCATGGGGTTTGTTCTCAGGAATTATTCATTCCTAcaagtttgaattttttttttttttctgttgttgcatGACAGAACGTTCACAAGGTCCTGAGCACACACAGTCATTTACCAGATGAGAAAAGGTAGGAGATGGCTTCTGGGAATGGTGAACAGCAACATGAAATGTCCTTTTCTGACCTTTCCCAGGGGAAAGTGCTTCACACGTAACCTATCCAGAGTTTCTAAACTTACTTTCACTTTGGAAGTGAAACCATGGGAGAAAGATGATCTGGAGACTGCTGGTGGGTTGGTGCTGGGGGGATTTGGTCTCTGTCCAGGCTTTTTTGGGGAGTGAGCAGCTGAAACTCTGCTCTGGTTAAATTGCTCTTGTTAGCAGAGACCCCAAGCAGGttgcttcagagcagcagaattttGACCCACCTGCTTTTCCAAACATAAATCAGGTTTTGGCTGCAGGACCACATCCTTTTTCATCAGCAGTTAGAGTAGACAGAGTGTAAGCAAAGAGCTCACAAGACTCTCAGCTGCATGAATGGCTGCAGAAATAGAGCTCAGGCTTCTGGACTCCCCTCAAACCAGAGCCTATCTCCTATCACTTGAGCATAAATGTATCAcaactctgtgtgtgtttttaactgaaaagtCACTGTCCCATTGATAATGACCAGTCCCTTAAAAAAGTTAGTTTTTAAGAGGGATGGAAATCAGTTTTTAAGTTTCCAAGTTGGTTATTTCTAATATAATGAGGGGGAAATGCTTTTGACAAATTCTCAAGAATACTTTGCTATTTGTCTGTAACAAAGCGATGCAAGTGTGTCTAACAGATACTTGAATGCTGAGGGATGGAGATGCAACCCCCTAAACACACAGAATTTCTGTAGCACATCCTTCCTGAGAGGCTGGCCAGGATTGTCAATGACCATTCTCTGACAGAAGTATTGATGGCACTTTCCGTATTTATAAGCGTCAACCACGAAACAGAAGAGGATAAAACAGACGCAGTCTCAGACACATCTCTTCCATCTTCAGATCTTGTTGACCTTTTGCTATCAGAAGCTAAAGAACTGTTAGCGCCAATCCTCTTCAACAAGGACGGTAAGCACTAAATTAACCAGAGACACCTAAATCCCAGCAAGTCTCAGGGACCTCTGTGAGTGTTATTGACAGTTTCCAGCACCTTCCGTATTTTTCCATACCAGTTGAGTCTGCCTGATTCTCTCACGCTCACTGAGATGTAATTGCCCTCCCTATATCCATGTGACTCATCTTTGAATCTGCAATGCAGACTCGCAGGGTATGGAGTCAAAGACTTGTGCCCAGGGCCAGAGGAAAGGTGTTTATCCcggcaaaaaaaccccaacaggcAGGAGGAtggtttcacagaatcattgaaaTGCTGGTTGAAAGGGACTGCTGGAGATCAGATCTTCTGCTCCAGGTGGGACCATGCCAGTAGAGGGGATCTGCAGTGGGTTTTGCCTGCCAGGATGGAGATCTGCAGCCTTCCTGGATGGTGTTCCCTCACTGCTCTGTGACAAAGATCttcccagcacccagcctgaGCTCCCCCAGGGGCACAGCCTGTGGCCACTGCCCCCAGTTACACTGGCTGCACTGCCAAGAACAGCTCGGCTCCAGCATCCCTTAATTGCCCCTGACGTAGCAGCGGGGGCTGTGAAGTTGCCTCTCGGCCTCCTCTTTGCAAGGCTAAaaaagcccagctccctcaggcctccccagcctctccctgcaggcCTGGGGCTTCCTTTGCTGGACCCTGTCCAGTTTCCCAACAGCTTTAAACACAGGATCCAAACTTTCCTTTCACCATCCAGGTACAACTACAGCAATGCTGAGCAGAAGGGAACAGTCACCTCCCCGTTTCCTTGAAGTACAAACCAGCCATGCTCCCTTTTCCTCACATGTCTGTGAGAAAACCAGGGAACAGGCATCCAGCTCTGTGGGAGTCTGGATTAACTTTCCCAGTCTGGGACTCTGAGCTGGTCCATGAGCCATAAACTTTTCTTGGCAGCAATAATATGACCCTGCTTGTCTGTTCACACACAAAATGAGTGTCTGACCTCCTCAGTGTCACGTCCAGGTGAATGCACAGCCCCAAACAGGTGCCCAGTCCTTGCTCTTCGATGCTATTCACCAACTCAGCGTGGCCATGGCCCAGCACTGGCTTTGTCTCAAAGCACAAGACACAAAGGAAATAACTGCAGCCTTTCAGGAGCACCTCTGGTTTACGAGCACTGTCAGCATACTCTGAGTTCCTGCCCCATTTAAATGTGCATTATCATAATGCAGCAGCACGGCTCGCATTGGGCACGTTCTCTTCACTAACACTTGGCTCTGTGCTTccatctgcagctctgccatgggaCAGGGACCAGTGCCTGCCTGCTGAAGGAATCCCAAATTACAACGAGTAGGTGTCAAAACTGCCATGGTCTGTAATTTGGACAACACACATACTAAAAAttcctgtttgctttgttggggttttttaaccgAAACTGTTGCTTGACAACTTTTGATCAGACAGTCTAGGAGAGGCCTCCAGATGGCCATGACA from Corvus cornix cornix isolate S_Up_H32 chromosome 14, ASM73873v5, whole genome shotgun sequence includes the following:
- the LOC104684927 gene encoding syntaxin-binding protein 4-like isoform X6 — protein: MRLLIARDDDARREFSELLEKFGSQSNTGSARSSPILHGSSRYLESTSSGSSSRSQSPLLLSPANSHSPFVGNPAHAPHAHYSMDSGIQSISIANSSGLGLTISGGSNRPDGPMIYVQELLPDGDCYKDGRLRPGDQLIAINRDSLVGSTHEEARKIIEKAKFRHEGSTEVAFIPGRGRLHPGLSVHNNIPSPPPKAVGNGLSSCRLKVHVRSPENRRENPFPVPSLSPDICPPELTVSAPASVSNYKAASGTKPKVALDPHIRLKDGKLELVLQYLGLDVTEEKKRQLRQSLTTDSQGTVAYGDVLQALRDLLQEELDEAGLDSSSVLFTQHEVANLLDTSAFHSLTFDSVNCNGNEDLEQLQLEMTDLRHEVRRLKSLLKEVENSKKSMEDELQRLNQKALGFLSENRTLHSKLQMAEVVQRQAHSAEQDYEEVIHLLEAEIAELKMQLVGKKAKHVSEIEEDILELKRQLSLADGQLRKSEVSRKRLEISNRKLLLFVQNVHKVLSTHSHLPDEKSVNHETEEDKTDAVSDTSLPSSDLVDLLLSEAKELLAPILFNKDALPWDRDQCLPAEGIPNYNDHLHQKTTWPPPAGQTKSDQPQPPSPTELPKKPT